The Perognathus longimembris pacificus isolate PPM17 unplaced genomic scaffold, ASM2315922v1 HiC_scaffold_5915, whole genome shotgun sequence genomic sequence actgttgcaatgagtaatgacaggatattttcacaaagtcctgTGATTGGAGGACTCAATTGCTTCAGCCacagtaaaatatcacaagacatGGGAACACAGAGTAACAGGAAGTTTTCTCACTAACAGGCTGCAGGATGGAAAATGCCAGTATTGTAGCAATTGTTCCACAGTGCTTTAATGAATTCTTGCCATATTCCAAGGCTTGAAACTGgttgtgagacacacacacacactcacacacacacttacatagtACCTGGGGGGAATGAAACCACAGATAATAGCAAGCaccaacacaaacatatttacacattgaATATGAAGGAATATGGTTTCCTTCCCCCAGAAAATACTCTCTCTGCCCATTTCTTTGAAGTGCATTGTcctttaaagttgtatttcaggtccacttttgaaaaatatagctGATACAGATGTATTATAGATATACAGATATGAAAGATATATGATGACCTATAATAtcagagggaagggaaagtgaaataTATTTCCCTTCTCTAAAAACATTCTACTCTAAGAAAAAGTAGTGATACTATGTACAAGTAGTCTCTCTTGCATCTGTCTGAGGAGAGAGTAGGTAGTaaggaaaaggaatagaatatgatgtgagtaaggaaaatgaatagaaggtaatgtaaggaaaatgaatacaaagtaacatGTATCCTGAGAACTCAGGCAGGGCCAATGGACACTCTACTCCATCTTTTATTACTTAGAAACATCCAGCAGTGCTGGGtgcttttcaagaaaaatttcccAAGTTTTTAAAGCATAGGTATGAGAAATCAAGTAACAACAAGCATCCATACAAAGTTGTTTCCAATCACTGTCCCCATCCCCacatagaaaggtaaaaatacagTAAGACTGATGAATGGTTACCATGCCCCTCTTTCTGTGCAGTCAGAGGCAAGTTCAAGGAAATCTGTGAGCGACCCAATGGCTCCTGCCAAAGATACTGCATTGAAACGGAGGTGTATGTTGGACAGTGTTTAGACAACAGATTCTGCTGCCTGCCACTTGGCAAGCATCCCAGGATCGAGAACACCACCCCCAGGAGTAACCGAAGCCTCttgacatttttaatgtttttcttccccgccatctttctttttctcaccaatattctttctgattccTCAATAAGCAGtgaagaaagataaacaaaacccTATTGTAAAACTCGTGTTACACCTATTATCCTCCATCACTGGTTGGCTCCAGGCCCATTCCATCCTTCCACTGGGTGGGGTTGGAAACcagctgggcagggcggggcgcttTCACCAcacctgctgtgtgtgtgccACACGGAAGCCTTCTACCACTCACAGGAGGAGACACACCCCTCTTCCGGGAAGACTGACAGGGTTTCCCTCTCTGACCAAAGCCAAATGAAAAAGCAGATGTCAGCCATTACCACAGATCTGGGTCctgaacacaacagtgcttgCATCAAAATCCATGTCTGAGCAGGGGCCCGGAGCTTTTGTAGCCAGTCCCCATTATTGAGCATTTCCTCCCGTTGCATAAACCACTGCATTGCTTTTATGTGACCTGCTGTGAGAAATTGTCACAACCTTAGCCAACTGAAGCAATCAGGAGTTATTGTCTGCTAGGTTGAAGGGTTAGAAGCTTAGCACAGAGGCCAGGAatggtgtctcaggcctctcctggctacttaggaagcagagattgggacaaaaggggttcaaggccagctcagctcctcttccctctcccttccctctccctgcaaaaagtgaataagattccatttcaacaaataagcttggCATATTAATATGTGTCAGTATTCCCAACTACAGAGAAGGCATAGACAGGGAGATCACATctgaaggccagtctgaacttaaagacttagctgaaaagtaaggcaaaaagcaaacaaacaaaaaacctggaagagtgccagctgcccattagctcacacctgtaatcttagctgtaaaggaggctgagatccaaggatcatggttcaaagccagcctcggcaggaaagtccttgagactactattgctaataaattaccacaaagcaggaagtggagctgtggcttgagtggtagccttaattaagcacaaaagcttagggatagtggccaggtcctgatttcaagacccaggaccagcaccaactctctctctctctctctctctctctctctctctctctctctctctccacacacacacacacacacacacacacacaatcctagaaaaaaaatggaaccctcccaagacagaccctgattaccctgactttatcattcattacacattgtatgcatgcactgaattataatactttcattacagcatgtaatgggaaagaaaacataaataagaaactaCGCTTGTAAGttttacaacaaagaaaagtggCACCTGGTCCTGACCCTTGGTGAAATCCAGAAtgcatagaaagaggaaataagTAGCCACCTGCTTTCCTGTAATTAGGCTAATTGCTCACCTGGTTTCAGGGCTCCAGAGCTCAGAAGCATTCCAGCAGAGTTGTCTTTGCCCTTCTGTGCCTTAAGCTTCACTGCCCCAGAGGAGGTGCAGCCCCACCCCCAGCGAATAAAAGCCCAAGAGCCCCTTGAGGGTCACTGGCCACTGCCTCTGGGCCCTCAACCATGAGGCTCCACCCACtgctttctgttctcttctttgtGACTTTAATATCAAAAGGTAAGTGAGTGACATGAGCTCATAAGTGGCTTGTGAGGAGCAATCTCTGGGTGCAGGATTCGACTCTAAGCATTAAACCTCGGGGGTCCATGCGCAGCCCAGTACACAGGTACCTCCCATCTCCTTTagaacccaggaagccaagagtaAGAGGCGGGGTGGGGAGTCCGCCACATAAAAGGGGTGCAAGAACTCCATGAGTAGGAAAAAGGGGCCTAGTAGAAAAACGGATGTGTAGAAGCCTTCCAGGAGGCTCCAGGCCCAGAATAAAAAGTAACACCCGTCACCAGCACCCCACTCGCCCAAAAAGAGTGATTGAGGAGCTGTTAACGTTTGGTTAATGAATGGAAATACAGAGTAGATACTAGTGGGACATGAGCAATATGTGGGGAAGACGTCCCcgaagaaaacaggaaagcagGGTGCTGAGATATAAAAGATAgagggcaagagtgctcacctcatatacatgaagccctgggttcgaatcctcaatatctcacatatagaaaaggccagaagtggctttgtagctcaagtggcagaatgctagctagccttgagcaaaaagaagccagggacagtgctcaggccctgagtccaagccccaggactggcaaagaaagcaagcaagcaagcaagcaagcaagcaagcaagaaagaaagaaagaaagaaagaaagaaagaaagaaagaaagaaacaaacaaacaaacaaacaaacaaacaaacaaagaaagaaagaaaggaaggaaggaaggaaggaaggaaggaaggaaggaaggaaggaaggaaggaaggaaggaaagaaagaaaggaaggaaggaaggaaggaaggaaggaaggaaagaaagaaagaaagaaagaaagaaagaaagaaagaaagaaagaaagaaagaaagaaagaaagaaaggaaggaaggaaggaagaaagaaaactgccTTGAGGACCCAGCCCTGCAGACGTCGCTACCCAAAGAGTCCCCTAGGACAGGCgctggcacccaggcccagctccACTCTGCTTTACCTGGGTACAGCAGGGCCATCAGCAGAAGGCTGGTGATGGGAGCGCAGAGCCAGCGCTTCATGTCTGTGCAGGGCGCTGAGGGCTGGAGGCCCAggttgaaactgtaacccctctgtacttcactttgacaataaagggataaaattaaataaaaactttaaaaagccaggcaatcgtggctcatgcctgttgtcctagttacgcaggaggctgagatctgaggatcacagttcgaagccagccatggcaggaaagtctgtgagactgttatctccaatgaatgaccagaaaagtggaagtggtgctatggctcaagtgataaagtgctagcctcagcaaaactgctcaaggcagcaccttggccctgagttcaaggcctacattaaataaacatttttagtattttttagtAAAGCTTACCTGGTTTTAAAGAGCGGCACATTCACTGGCCACTCTGAATTTGGCTTGTCAACTCTGAAGGCTCTTCAAAAACTCCCTGGAATCTTGGAGCCCAGAACATTCCATGATGGTTCTACTACTAAACAAGAAAAAGCCAaggcaaacacacacaacactgaaactctctctctctctctctctctagttatagatgcaaatcacaaagttgaacacacaaaataataatagtcatAAAGACTCGGGACTGgtggcctgttatcctagctactcaggtcgctgagatctagaaggtcacagttcaaagctagcccctgaagaaaagtctctgtgggattcttatctccagtgaaccactcaaaaaccagcaatggtgctgtggctcaagtgatagagtattagcctcgaccacaaagaggctcag encodes the following:
- the LOC125345542 gene encoding beta-defensin 108B-like — its product is MKPAIVLVFILCQVLPVRGKFKEICERPNGSCQRYCIETEVYVGQCLDNRFCCLPLGKHPRIENTTPRKEVQPHPQRIKAQEPLEGHWPLPLGPQP